One segment of Parvularcula sp. IMCC14364 DNA contains the following:
- a CDS encoding VOC family protein: MTLPKLDGFHHVAYRCKDARETVEFYEKALGAEFDIAFAEDHVPSTGAYDPYMHVFLKVGNNNVLAFFELPQQPEMGRDLNTPEWVQHIALRTASLDDLLTMKKHLEAMGLDVLGPTNHGIFKSIYFFDPNGHRLEVAADTGTEDQLTELNRVAGDMLEEWSRTKKAPQHAAWLHEAAREDHD; this comes from the coding sequence ATGACCCTGCCAAAGCTTGATGGTTTTCACCACGTTGCCTATCGGTGCAAGGATGCGAGGGAGACTGTCGAATTCTACGAAAAAGCGCTTGGCGCGGAATTCGACATTGCCTTTGCTGAGGACCATGTGCCTTCTACTGGCGCCTATGATCCGTATATGCATGTTTTCCTGAAAGTCGGGAACAATAATGTCCTCGCATTTTTTGAATTACCGCAGCAGCCTGAAATGGGCCGGGATCTGAACACGCCTGAATGGGTGCAGCACATCGCACTGCGCACAGCATCTCTTGATGACCTGCTGACCATGAAGAAACATCTGGAAGCGATGGGCCTGGACGTGCTTGGGCCAACCAATCACGGGATATTCAAGTCCATCTACTTTTTTGATCCGAACGGGCATCGTTTGGAGGTTGCAGCTGATACTGGTACTGAGGATCAGTTAACAGAATTGAACCGGGTCGCGGGCGACATGCTGGAAGAATGGTCGAGAACCAAGAAAGCCCCACAGCATGCAGCATGGCTGCATGAAGCAGCCCGCGAAGATCATGACTAA
- a CDS encoding fumarylacetoacetate hydrolase family protein: MKLSTLKNDTRDGALYVISTDLTRCLAADHVAGTMQQALDNWQDAVPELQKLADKLNGNPSEGEKFEQDRCHSPLPRAFQWADGSAYVNHVELVRKARGAEMPASFWTDPLMYQGGSDSFLDPRADIQMPQDEGFGIDMEGEIAIITDDVPMGVSAKDALSHVKLVMLVNDVSLRGLIPGELSKGFGFFQSKPSSAFSPCAVTTDELGESWKDGKLHLPLLVTYNGTAFGKANAGIDMTFNFGQLIAHAARTRPLEAGTIIGSGTVSNKLEDGTPGKPIAEGGAGYSCIAEIRMIETINHGQPSTPFMRFGDRVEIEMLNHTGQSIFGRIDQIVEKSA, from the coding sequence ATGAAGCTTTCCACACTGAAAAATGATACACGAGACGGCGCCCTGTATGTTATCTCGACCGATTTAACCCGCTGCCTTGCTGCTGACCACGTCGCCGGGACGATGCAGCAGGCTCTTGATAACTGGCAGGACGCAGTACCTGAATTGCAGAAACTTGCCGACAAACTCAACGGTAATCCTTCAGAAGGCGAGAAGTTTGAGCAGGACAGATGCCACTCTCCTCTTCCGCGTGCGTTTCAATGGGCTGATGGCTCCGCTTATGTGAACCACGTTGAACTCGTGCGCAAAGCCCGCGGTGCCGAAATGCCAGCCTCTTTCTGGACTGACCCCTTGATGTATCAGGGCGGCTCCGATTCTTTTCTGGATCCCCGCGCAGATATTCAGATGCCTCAGGACGAAGGCTTTGGCATTGATATGGAAGGTGAAATTGCCATCATTACAGACGATGTGCCAATGGGCGTATCGGCTAAAGATGCGCTATCACATGTGAAACTTGTCATGCTGGTAAATGACGTCAGCTTGCGGGGCTTAATACCCGGTGAGTTGAGCAAAGGCTTTGGATTTTTCCAGTCGAAACCATCCAGTGCTTTCAGCCCCTGCGCGGTAACAACTGACGAACTTGGTGAAAGCTGGAAAGATGGCAAACTGCACTTGCCGCTGCTGGTAACCTACAATGGCACCGCATTTGGCAAGGCAAATGCTGGCATCGATATGACGTTTAACTTCGGCCAACTTATTGCCCACGCAGCCCGAACACGCCCCCTTGAGGCCGGTACGATCATTGGCTCTGGTACTGTTTCAAACAAACTTGAAGACGGTACACCTGGCAAACCTATCGCAGAGGGGGGAGCAGGATACTCTTGTATTGCAGAGATACGGATGATTGAGACAATCAACCATGGCCAGCCCTCGACCCCGTTCATGAGATTCGGAGACCGGGTTGAGATCGAGATGCTGAATCATACAGGACAATCCATTTTTGGCCGGATTGACCAGATCGTGGAAAAGTCTGCTTAA
- a CDS encoding IS5 family transposase (programmed frameshift) yields MSDLIWLSKEQLSRIEPYFPLSHGVPRVDDRRVLSGIIFVIRNGLRWRDAPKEYGPHKTLYNRFIRWSRLGVFDRIFSNLSAQGDVSETLMIDATHLKAHRTASSLLKKGLFPRHIGRTKGGLNSKLHAVVDNMGRPLIMCLTAGQTSDHIGAKLIYPALPEGAKTLIGDKGYDSDEFRSALTAKNIQPCIPPRKGRRHPAEFCETLYKQRHKVEIMFGRLKDWRRVATRYDRCAHTYFSSICIAATIIFWINQ; encoded by the exons ATGAGCGATTTGATTTGGTTATCGAAAGAGCAGTTGTCACGGATTGAGCCGTATTTTCCTTTATCCCATGGTGTTCCGCGCGTTGACGACAGGCGTGTATTGTCCGGGATCATCTTCGTGATCCGCAACGGTTTGCGCTGGCGTGATGCGCCGAAGGAATATGGTCCGCACAAGACTTTATACAATCGCTTTATCCGCTGGAGCCGCTTGGGCGTTTTTGATCGCATCTTTTCGAACCTGTCTGCGCAAGGGGACGTTTCCGAAACGCTGATGATTGACGCCACGCATTTGAAAGCCCATCGCACCGCGTCCAGCCTTTTAAAAAAGGGGCTTT TTCCCAGGCACATTGGACGCACAAAAGGCGGCTTGAACTCAAAACTTCACGCCGTTGTCGATAACATGGGACGCCCGCTGATCATGTGCCTGACGGCTGGACAGACAAGCGATCATATCGGCGCAAAGCTGATCTATCCGGCACTGCCGGAGGGCGCGAAAACCCTGATCGGCGACAAGGGTTACGATAGCGATGAGTTTCGCAGTGCTCTCACCGCTAAAAACATTCAGCCCTGCATCCCACCGCGAAAAGGACGGCGTCATCCAGCGGAGTTTTGCGAAACTCTCTATAAACAACGCCACAAAGTCGAGATCATGTTCGGAAGACTGAAAGACTGGCGGCGCGTCGCCACCCGCTATGACCGCTGTGCTCACACATACTTCTCAAGCATCTGCATCGCAGCTACGATAATCTTCTGGATCAATCAATGA